One Capricornis sumatraensis isolate serow.1 chromosome 8, serow.2, whole genome shotgun sequence genomic region harbors:
- the LOC138082818 gene encoding uncharacterized protein, with protein MSRFSNWKAYQVSRSLMSYDDIRAPRERRKKKEALSEEQPRPLGQRLPKKEGAQVTGNKARDAGDGKAAEDGASLGKRESRKDARGTDWKLPVPLGPVYPPLVSSLSSVKALGRSWELTPPTASRFRIHNVHAAHLPQQGPFQNFMDLKAEKRLASRKEHRSRFGDINTHKCYQFGQIFCPFQALATTVSTDLGKELKAGGHSCVQQHSRFQKRKRSAERGIFCDTG; from the exons ATGTCCCGTTTCAGTAACTGGAAGGCCTACCAGGTCAGCAGAAGCTTGATGTCATATGACGACATCAG AGCGCCGCgtgagaggaggaagaagaaggaggCCCTGTCTGAAGAGCAGCCCCGGCCCCTCGGTCAGAGGCTGCCGAAGAAGGAAGGGGCCCAGGTCACGGGCAACAAGGCCAGGGACGCGGGCGACGGCAAGGCTGCGGAGGACGGCGCTTCTCTCGGCAAGAGAGAGTCCCGGAAGGACGCCAGGG GAACAGACTGGAAGCTGCCAGTCCCCCTGGGACCTGTTTATCCACCCTTGGTCTCGAGTCTGAGCTCCGTGAAAGCTCTGGGACGAAGCTGGGAGCTGACTCCTCCGACAGCGAGCAGGTTCCGGATACACAAC GTGCACGCGGCCCACCTGCCCCAGCAGGGCCCCTTCCAGAACTTCATGGACCTGAAGGCAGAGAAGAGGCTGGCCAGCCGCAAGGAGCATCGCAGCCGCTTTGGAGACATCAACACTCACAAGTGCTATCAGTTTGGACAGATTTTCTGCCCTTTCCAGGCCCTCGCCACCACGGTGAGCA CAGATCTAGGGAAAGAGCTGAAGGCAGGTGGCCACAGTTGTGTTCAGCAACACAGCCGTTTCCAGAAGAGGAAGAGGTCTGCGGAGAGGGGAATCTTTTGTGATACAGGATGA